In the Maribacter sp. MJ134 genome, one interval contains:
- the serS gene encoding serine--tRNA ligase, whose protein sequence is MLQLQAIREQKNEMVDALKKRNIDGNSLLENVIQLDDKRRATQTRLDAVLAESNSLSKEIGILYKTGKAQEASVLKEKTGGLKEESKKLSEDLSIAAEELKTLLYQIPNIPHVSVPNGNTDEDNEEIFKEGVVPELIENALPHWELAKKYDIIDFELGVKIAGAGFPVYKGKGARLQRALITYFLDKNTEAGYTEIQVPHLVNELSGYGTGQLPDKEGQMYHVTADDLYLIPTAEVPVTNIFRDVIVDEKEFPICYTGYTPCFRREAGSYGAHVRGLNRLHQFDKVEIVRVEHPENSYKALDGMVEHVKHILRELKLPYRILRLCGGDLGFTAALTYDFEVFSTAQDRWLEISSVSNFETYQANRLKLRFKDENGKSQLAHTLNGSSLALPRVLAGILENYQTANGIQIPEVLVPYCGFDKID, encoded by the coding sequence ATGTTACAGCTACAGGCTATCCGCGAGCAAAAAAATGAAATGGTAGACGCACTTAAAAAGCGAAATATCGATGGAAATTCCTTGCTTGAAAACGTTATTCAGTTAGACGATAAAAGAAGAGCCACTCAAACACGTTTAGATGCGGTACTAGCGGAATCCAATAGTCTTTCTAAGGAAATCGGAATCCTTTACAAAACCGGAAAGGCTCAAGAAGCAAGCGTTCTAAAAGAAAAAACAGGGGGTCTAAAGGAAGAATCCAAAAAACTGAGCGAGGATTTAAGTATTGCGGCAGAGGAGCTCAAAACGTTACTCTATCAAATTCCTAATATACCACACGTTTCCGTACCCAATGGAAATACCGATGAGGACAATGAGGAAATCTTCAAAGAAGGTGTTGTTCCTGAACTTATAGAAAATGCACTACCGCATTGGGAATTGGCTAAAAAATATGACATTATTGATTTTGAATTAGGTGTTAAAATAGCTGGGGCAGGCTTTCCTGTTTATAAAGGAAAAGGAGCGCGACTACAACGTGCCTTGATTACCTATTTCCTTGATAAAAATACCGAGGCAGGCTACACGGAGATACAGGTACCCCATTTGGTTAATGAACTATCAGGCTACGGAACGGGACAATTACCCGACAAAGAGGGCCAAATGTACCACGTTACGGCAGACGACCTTTATCTAATCCCGACCGCAGAAGTCCCCGTGACCAATATTTTCAGGGATGTAATAGTGGACGAAAAGGAATTCCCAATTTGCTATACGGGATACACCCCATGCTTTAGGAGAGAAGCGGGTAGTTATGGTGCCCATGTTAGAGGGTTGAACAGACTACATCAATTTGATAAGGTTGAAATTGTACGCGTAGAACACCCTGAAAACTCCTATAAGGCTTTGGACGGCATGGTAGAACACGTTAAGCATATTTTACGCGAACTTAAGTTACCGTATAGAATTTTACGTTTGTGCGGCGGAGATTTAGGTTTTACAGCGGCCTTGACCTACGATTTTGAAGTATTTTCTACCGCTCAGGACCGTTGGCTAGAAATAAGCTCCGTTTCCAATTTTGAAACCTATCAGGCCAATCGATTAAAACTTCGCTTTAAAGACGAGAACGGGAAAAGTCAATTAGCACATACCCTAAATGGTAGCTCCTTGGCGTTGCCAAGGGTCTTAGCAGGAATTTTAGAGAATTATCAAACGGCGAATGGCATTCAAATACCAGAAGTACTGGTTCCCTATTGTGGTTTTGATAAGATAGACTAG
- the pth gene encoding aminoacyl-tRNA hydrolase — MFKYFLSLFGHDNLLLEEKDSMKKFLIVGLGNIGDEYAETRHNIGFKVLDNLAKKKEFTFETLKLGDLGVYKLKGRSILCLKPSTYMNRSGKAIKYWMDKEKIPLENILVITDDINLPFGTIRVKTKGSDGGHNGLKDTQEYLQTTKYNRFRFGVGSDFGKGRQVEYVLGKWTEDEELALEVRLNKSVELVDSFVLSGISRTMNQFNGS, encoded by the coding sequence ATGTTCAAATATTTTTTATCGTTATTTGGTCACGATAATTTGTTGCTAGAAGAGAAAGACAGTATGAAAAAGTTTTTGATAGTGGGTCTTGGAAACATTGGGGATGAATATGCTGAAACAAGGCACAATATTGGTTTTAAGGTGTTGGACAATTTGGCGAAGAAAAAAGAATTTACCTTTGAAACCTTAAAGCTTGGTGATTTAGGCGTTTATAAGCTGAAAGGCAGAAGCATCCTTTGTCTAAAACCATCTACATACATGAACCGGAGCGGTAAAGCCATTAAATATTGGATGGATAAGGAGAAAATACCCTTGGAAAATATACTCGTAATTACGGATGATATCAATCTTCCGTTCGGTACTATTAGAGTTAAGACCAAAGGCAGTGATGGCGGACATAATGGATTAAAAGATACGCAGGAATATCTACAGACCACAAAGTATAATAGGTTTAGGTTTGGTGTAGGGTCCGATTTTGGTAAAGGAAGACAAGTAGAGTATGTCTTAGGCAAATGGACCGAAGATGAAGAACTTGCTTTAGAAGTACGGTTAAACAAATCTGTAGAACTTGTAGATTCCTTTGTGCTATCAGGTATTTCTAGAACTATGAACCAGTTTAACGGTTCGTAA
- a CDS encoding ComEC/Rec2 family competence protein: protein MEKRFLSSKTKRFYFNNGQADVSYVAIHGDELAVDPTQDGTVTGRRDTVYRGRQGSIAANTPMSPQRSIEYYFLDIGQGDASFIVTPNNKKILVDGGLKDRALGFLIWKYRLDKPGNKVVIDHLFLSHADKDHVVGLIPLLKHPRIEVKNIYHNGIGLYEAGHNTELGTMVNNKLTTIHDSVQDLDGEQLKPGFKKWIDAVKASRANYRRLDASQGFLPVGDASVQLEILGPVFEEDNTLKWFGGKSHTINGHSLIFRMDYKHVRTFFSGDLNVEGSEHLLNIPGNNLKINAQIFKAPHHGSHEFSQELFHHVHPMITVVSSGETPDHGHPRAVFLGGLGLAGRGRMPLIFSTELSALFVDAGDTEAEAHSNSEITTMDGLDFSSSAANAEARQRFKKILPGIINVRTDGENIYAFRRVQMGYQWESYKIKYNDL from the coding sequence ATGGAAAAACGATTTTTAAGCTCAAAAACGAAACGGTTCTATTTTAATAACGGTCAAGCAGATGTTAGTTATGTTGCCATCCATGGAGATGAATTAGCAGTAGACCCTACGCAAGATGGAACGGTCACGGGGAGGAGGGATACCGTTTATAGGGGTCGACAAGGAAGTATAGCGGCCAATACGCCAATGTCACCGCAACGCAGTATTGAATACTACTTTTTGGATATTGGACAAGGTGATGCCTCTTTTATCGTTACCCCGAACAACAAAAAAATTCTGGTGGATGGTGGTCTAAAGGATAGGGCATTGGGCTTTTTAATCTGGAAATATAGATTGGACAAACCCGGTAACAAGGTAGTCATAGACCATTTATTCCTGAGTCATGCCGATAAGGACCATGTTGTGGGACTTATACCCTTATTGAAACACCCTAGAATAGAAGTGAAGAATATCTACCATAATGGAATAGGTCTATACGAAGCTGGTCATAATACGGAATTGGGAACTATGGTGAACAACAAACTCACTACTATTCATGATTCGGTACAGGATTTGGATGGCGAACAATTAAAACCTGGTTTCAAGAAATGGATCGATGCAGTGAAGGCATCACGAGCCAATTATAGAAGACTGGACGCCTCACAGGGGTTTCTGCCAGTAGGTGATGCTAGTGTACAATTGGAGATACTAGGGCCCGTATTTGAGGAGGATAATACATTGAAGTGGTTTGGAGGTAAATCGCATACTATTAACGGACACTCCCTCATATTCAGGATGGATTACAAACACGTGCGTACCTTCTTTTCTGGGGATCTGAACGTGGAGGGGAGCGAACATCTATTAAATATACCCGGGAACAACTTAAAGATAAACGCTCAAATTTTTAAGGCCCCGCACCATGGGAGTCACGAATTCTCGCAAGAATTATTTCATCATGTGCATCCTATGATTACAGTGGTATCCTCTGGTGAGACACCAGACCACGGTCATCCGCGCGCTGTATTTTTAGGGGGACTGGGACTGGCGGGAAGAGGCCGAATGCCACTTATTTTTTCAACGGAACTTTCAGCTCTTTTTGTAGATGCGGGAGATACCGAGGCCGAGGCTCATTCTAATTCTGAAATTACTACAATGGATGGTTTGGATTTTTCCAGTTCTGCTGCAAATGCTGAAGCAAGACAGCGATTTAAAAAAATTCTACCCGGTATCATCAACGTACGAACGGACGGTGAAAATATCTATGCTTTTAGGCGGGTTCAAATGGGATACCAATGGGAATCCTATAAGATAAAATATAATGATTTGTAA
- a CDS encoding ribose-phosphate pyrophosphokinase: MPYQVPEPKIFACTQSMVLGKKIAKAYGMELGKVITSRYSDGEFQPSYEESIRGTRIFIIGSTHPGPENLMEMLLMIDAAKRASARHITAVMPYFGWARQDRKDKPRVPIAAKLVAKMLEAAGATRIITMDLHADQIQGFFEKPVDHLFASTLFLPYLKNLGLENLTIASPDMGGSKRAYAYSKALESDVVVCYKQRAKANVISHMELIGDVQGKNVVLVDDMVDTAGTLTKAADLMMERGAISVRAITTHGLLSGNAYEKIEKSKLTELIITDSIPIEIKSDKVKALSCADLVADVMHKVHNNNSISSKFLM; encoded by the coding sequence ATGCCATATCAAGTTCCAGAACCAAAAATATTTGCTTGTACCCAAAGTATGGTACTTGGCAAAAAGATAGCAAAAGCCTATGGAATGGAGCTAGGTAAAGTCATTACATCACGTTACAGCGATGGTGAGTTTCAACCTTCTTATGAAGAATCTATTAGAGGCACACGAATCTTTATCATTGGCTCTACCCATCCCGGCCCTGAAAACCTAATGGAAATGTTGCTGATGATAGATGCGGCAAAGAGAGCCTCCGCAAGACATATAACGGCGGTCATGCCCTATTTTGGCTGGGCACGCCAAGATAGAAAAGACAAACCTAGGGTTCCTATCGCTGCAAAGTTGGTTGCGAAAATGCTTGAAGCTGCAGGGGCAACACGCATTATTACTATGGATCTCCATGCAGACCAAATTCAAGGTTTTTTTGAAAAGCCCGTAGACCATTTATTCGCTTCAACACTGTTTTTACCCTATTTAAAGAACTTAGGCCTGGAGAATCTTACTATTGCCTCCCCTGACATGGGCGGATCGAAAAGAGCTTACGCCTACTCTAAAGCCTTGGAAAGTGATGTTGTGGTCTGTTATAAACAACGCGCAAAGGCCAATGTAATTTCGCATATGGAATTAATAGGTGATGTTCAAGGAAAAAATGTGGTACTGGTGGATGATATGGTAGATACGGCAGGCACATTGACCAAGGCGGCCGATTTGATGATGGAAAGGGGCGCTATCAGTGTACGAGCAATAACAACACATGGTCTGTTGTCGGGAAATGCTTACGAGAAGATAGAAAAGTCTAAATTAACAGAATTGATCATTACAGATTCTATTCCGATAGAAATAAAAAGTGATAAAGTAAAGGCATTGAGTTGTGCTGATCTAGTTGCTGATGTAATGCATAAAGTACATAACAACAACTCTATTTCCTCCAAGTTTTTAATGTAG
- a CDS encoding bifunctional riboflavin kinase/FAD synthetase: protein MNTVRSISKYNQQHPVAITIGTFDGVHIGHRKILERVINHAKDAELKSAVLTFFPHPRMVLQKDADIKLLNTIDEKTTILKKMGLDILVIHPFTKEFSRLSATEFVRDLLVNKLKSKKIIIGYDHRFGRNRNANITDLISFGNTLEFEVEEIPAQEIDDVSVSSTKIRKALDSGDIVTANMYLGYEYMLTGTVQKGKGLGRQLNFPTANLAIKEDYKLIPKTGAYTVSSVIDGNTVHGMMNIGYNPTVNGKKQTIEVHFFDFEKDLYEQEIQVNMLHRLRDEHKFESLDALKQQLAIDRKNALEFISK, encoded by the coding sequence GTGAATACAGTCCGTAGCATTTCCAAATATAACCAACAACATCCTGTTGCCATTACCATTGGCACTTTTGATGGCGTTCATATTGGTCACCGGAAAATACTGGAAAGGGTCATAAATCATGCCAAAGATGCCGAACTGAAATCTGCGGTGCTTACCTTTTTCCCCCATCCGAGGATGGTACTACAAAAAGATGCGGATATTAAATTGCTCAATACCATTGATGAAAAAACGACCATCCTCAAAAAAATGGGTCTGGATATTTTGGTTATTCATCCGTTTACCAAGGAATTTTCTAGACTATCCGCAACTGAGTTTGTTCGAGACCTTTTGGTAAATAAACTCAAATCAAAGAAAATTATCATTGGTTACGACCATAGGTTCGGGAGAAATAGAAATGCCAATATCACAGATCTCATCTCTTTTGGAAACACACTGGAATTTGAGGTAGAGGAAATACCCGCCCAAGAAATCGATGATGTATCCGTAAGTTCCACAAAAATTAGAAAAGCACTTGATAGTGGTGATATCGTAACGGCGAATATGTATTTAGGGTATGAATACATGCTCACCGGAACTGTCCAAAAAGGTAAAGGATTAGGTAGACAGCTCAATTTCCCTACGGCCAATTTAGCTATTAAAGAAGACTATAAACTTATTCCAAAAACAGGTGCCTACACCGTAAGCAGTGTTATTGACGGTAACACTGTTCATGGCATGATGAATATTGGCTATAATCCTACGGTAAACGGCAAGAAACAAACCATAGAAGTTCATTTCTTTGATTTTGAAAAAGACCTGTACGAACAGGAAATACAAGTGAATATGCTACACCGACTTAGGGACGAACATAAATTTGAGTCTTTGGACGCACTCAAGCAACAACTTGCGATAGACCGTAAAAACGCTCTCGAATTCATATCCAAATAA
- a CDS encoding reprolysin-like metallopeptidase, which produces MVTKLRLVFSITIVFFSFYGTAQSNYWNDAVLSDANKRIVRNKLAVEEVKVFSLDDSLFRAKLTQNNVQTGSIVYFPDDNGKQIAFKVFEANVFSKELSIKYPNIKSYRGVSMDNSTKRIHFSVSPKGIQSMMTGRGEKGMLFMEKSIGQTYVLYNRNNHNAKDIGFICKTSPKILEQSLSSTAKLVDDQTLRKFRVAIAASGEYTNYHGGTKAGALTAINATLTRVNGIFERDLGVTLELIGTTDEVIYLDSETDPFTGSLSSQTQNVLTSVLGEESYDIGHLFNQKDDTLDGNSGFIGSVCRDNRKGSAYTTFSDPEGDVFDIDLVAHEMGHQFGANHTFSHLSEGTSVQVEPGSGTTIMAYAGITGANNVASNSDDYFHYSSILQIREYLETVSCGETMALTNVPPVLNPVQNYIIPKTTAFVLTGDATDADVGDIITYAWEQIDNGIVTQATFGPTSPTGAMFRSLPPTTVPERYFPNIDRILSGNLTQTNPGLGDAWETVSSVERNLNFSLTVRDNALNGGQLVSDEIAVLVSNDAGPFIVTSQSAPDTYVAGEVQTISWDVANTNLAPVSAETVDIFLSIDGGLTYPTIVAQNVPNDGTHDVVIPAQPTSSARFMVRAHNNIFFAINSVDFTITASEIVLNFDALEYEICKPDDLVVDFNYETYLGFSEESTFSIVSLPPGLNATFSSPTANTNNTPISITFTGTNSVPIGNYPLTVRATAPTFTKELEITLNLYDTTFTEVQLVAPTDGFLNASKDLTLEWESNIQNTAYVLEIATDASFTNIVESPTVSNNVYMPTALENNTEYFWRVKPINSCGEGVFGASRTFTTIDFNCISQDAFGLPLDISSSGTPTIISRISFFEDLPLADLNVNLDIEHSFLADLVVSLTSPQGTTVVLVSSSCGEARNINAVFDDDALPFTCTGNPAVNGTVRPLGSLSSFNGESILGEWILEVKDNAPSDGGRLNAFALEVCVEGNFRPDADNDGVFDDGDDLCLDTPTGQEVDASGCPIFRFPTENFNVSLQSETCRTNNDGQIQIEAKIGLDYEVTVTGAGVNVVQNFTDSFVLPNLSAGTYAICINGTDGTIVYEEECLDVVITEPDILEVSAIVALDSNQLTVSLEGSALYNVALNGVVQQTELSEITLDLKDGANILKVSTNLPCQGIYEEEIIVASNSSPVVFPNPFTDFIEAYLGMESGKVILKVFSATGRLVKSDSLTLNGPVTRIDLSELSTGLYYVQFLGENSKGTVKLIKR; this is translated from the coding sequence ATGGTTACAAAATTACGTCTAGTTTTCTCAATTACCATAGTATTTTTCTCCTTTTATGGTACTGCGCAAAGTAATTATTGGAATGATGCAGTGTTAAGTGACGCCAATAAACGAATAGTACGTAATAAATTGGCGGTAGAAGAGGTTAAAGTTTTTAGTTTAGACGATTCACTTTTTCGGGCGAAGCTCACTCAAAATAACGTCCAGACCGGTTCCATCGTTTATTTTCCGGACGATAATGGCAAACAGATTGCTTTTAAAGTTTTTGAGGCCAATGTATTTTCTAAGGAACTGTCCATAAAATATCCAAATATAAAGTCGTATCGAGGTGTAAGTATGGATAATAGCACCAAGAGAATTCATTTTAGTGTTTCGCCCAAGGGCATCCAAAGTATGATGACAGGGCGCGGCGAGAAGGGAATGTTGTTCATGGAAAAGAGTATAGGTCAAACCTACGTGCTATATAATCGCAATAACCATAATGCCAAGGATATTGGGTTTATCTGCAAAACCTCGCCTAAAATTCTTGAACAAAGTTTATCATCGACTGCAAAGCTGGTCGATGACCAGACCTTAAGAAAATTTAGGGTGGCCATAGCTGCCTCTGGAGAATATACGAATTATCACGGCGGCACAAAGGCTGGTGCTCTAACGGCCATTAATGCAACACTTACACGTGTAAACGGTATTTTTGAGCGTGATTTAGGAGTTACGCTGGAACTTATTGGAACTACGGACGAGGTCATCTATTTAGATTCGGAAACCGATCCGTTTACGGGTAGCCTAAGTTCTCAGACCCAAAACGTTCTTACAAGTGTTCTTGGTGAAGAGAGCTACGACATCGGTCATCTGTTCAATCAAAAAGACGATACACTAGATGGTAACTCAGGTTTCATCGGTTCAGTCTGTAGGGATAATCGAAAAGGGAGTGCGTATACCACGTTTTCCGATCCTGAGGGAGATGTCTTTGATATTGATTTAGTAGCGCATGAAATGGGGCATCAATTTGGTGCAAATCACACCTTTTCTCATCTTTCAGAGGGCACTTCTGTTCAAGTAGAGCCTGGTAGCGGAACTACCATAATGGCTTATGCAGGTATTACCGGGGCCAACAATGTTGCCTCTAATAGCGACGACTATTTTCATTACTCCAGTATTCTTCAAATTAGGGAATATCTGGAAACGGTGTCGTGTGGGGAGACCATGGCGCTGACCAATGTTCCGCCGGTTCTTAACCCGGTTCAGAACTATATTATCCCGAAGACTACGGCTTTTGTCCTAACAGGGGACGCCACGGATGCGGATGTAGGGGATATTATCACTTATGCTTGGGAACAAATAGACAACGGCATAGTTACTCAAGCCACTTTTGGACCTACAAGTCCTACAGGAGCTATGTTTCGCTCTTTGCCACCTACAACGGTTCCGGAACGGTATTTCCCAAATATAGATAGAATTTTATCAGGTAATTTAACCCAGACCAACCCAGGTTTGGGAGATGCTTGGGAAACAGTTTCAAGTGTAGAGCGAAATTTGAATTTCTCGTTAACCGTTAGGGACAATGCGTTGAACGGTGGACAACTGGTATCTGATGAAATTGCAGTATTGGTCAGTAATGATGCCGGGCCCTTTATAGTTACTTCGCAAAGCGCGCCAGACACATATGTTGCAGGCGAAGTACAAACTATTAGCTGGGATGTCGCCAATACCAATTTGGCTCCTGTTTCTGCAGAAACTGTTGATATTTTTTTATCGATAGATGGAGGGTTGACCTATCCGACGATAGTCGCTCAAAATGTGCCCAACGATGGCACTCATGACGTCGTTATTCCGGCACAGCCTACGTCATCGGCCAGGTTTATGGTAAGAGCCCACAACAACATATTTTTCGCTATTAACAGTGTTGATTTCACTATTACCGCATCGGAGATTGTTCTCAATTTCGATGCCTTGGAATATGAAATATGTAAACCAGATGATTTGGTAGTTGATTTTAACTATGAGACCTATCTAGGTTTCTCAGAAGAAAGTACCTTCAGCATAGTATCCTTGCCTCCTGGCTTAAATGCAACATTTTCATCACCAACTGCAAACACCAATAATACGCCTATTTCCATAACTTTTACCGGAACCAATAGCGTGCCCATAGGGAACTACCCTTTAACGGTAAGGGCTACAGCACCCACTTTTACCAAGGAGCTGGAGATTACTTTAAATCTTTATGATACTACGTTTACTGAAGTGCAATTGGTGGCTCCAACGGACGGATTCTTGAATGCGTCCAAAGACCTTACTTTGGAATGGGAGTCCAATATTCAGAATACAGCTTATGTGCTAGAAATTGCCACTGATGCATCTTTTACCAATATTGTTGAATCTCCTACGGTAAGTAACAATGTGTATATGCCAACTGCCTTGGAAAACAATACCGAGTACTTTTGGAGGGTAAAACCGATCAATAGTTGTGGGGAAGGGGTTTTTGGCGCTTCTAGAACTTTCACTACCATAGATTTCAACTGTATTTCACAAGATGCTTTTGGACTTCCACTGGACATTTCATCTAGCGGAACGCCGACCATAATTTCGAGGATATCTTTTTTTGAAGACCTTCCATTGGCAGATTTGAATGTAAATCTAGATATAGAACATAGTTTTTTAGCGGATTTGGTGGTAAGCCTCACATCACCTCAAGGTACGACCGTAGTTTTGGTCTCTAGTTCCTGTGGGGAAGCGCGTAATATTAATGCGGTTTTTGATGATGACGCCTTGCCATTTACCTGTACCGGAAACCCTGCGGTAAATGGTACGGTTAGGCCATTAGGTTCCTTAAGTTCTTTCAATGGAGAATCTATCTTAGGGGAATGGATATTGGAAGTGAAGGATAATGCCCCTTCGGATGGGGGAAGGTTAAATGCATTTGCCTTGGAAGTTTGTGTAGAAGGAAATTTTAGGCCCGACGCTGATAATGACGGGGTTTTTGATGATGGAGATGACCTTTGCTTGGATACTCCTACGGGTCAAGAGGTAGATGCGTCCGGATGTCCTATATTCCGATTTCCAACGGAAAATTTCAATGTAAGTCTACAAAGTGAAACCTGTAGAACAAATAATGACGGACAAATTCAAATTGAGGCTAAGATTGGATTAGACTATGAAGTTACGGTTACTGGAGCGGGGGTTAATGTTGTTCAAAATTTTACGGACTCATTTGTACTTCCAAATTTAAGTGCCGGAACATATGCTATTTGTATCAATGGTACAGACGGGACCATAGTCTATGAGGAAGAATGCTTAGATGTTGTTATTACAGAGCCAGATATCCTAGAAGTAAGTGCTATCGTTGCTTTAGACAGTAATCAGTTGACAGTTAGTTTAGAAGGTTCAGCCTTGTACAACGTAGCACTAAATGGTGTTGTACAACAAACGGAACTTTCCGAAATAACTTTGGACTTGAAGGATGGCGCTAATATTTTAAAGGTTTCTACTAATTTACCTTGCCAGGGGATTTACGAGGAAGAGATTATAGTCGCTAGTAATAGCTCACCCGTGGTTTTTCCAAATCCATTTACAGATTTTATTGAAGCGTATTTGGGTATGGAGTCCGGAAAGGTAATTTTGAAGGTTTTTAGTGCGACCGGGAGATTGGTTAAAAGTGATAGCCTAACGCTTAATGGACCGGTGACACGAATTGATCTTAGCGAACTTTCAACGGGACTGTACTATGTTCAGTTTCTTGGTGAGAATAGCAAGGGAACCGTAAAATTGATTAAAAGATGA
- a CDS encoding 50S ribosomal protein L25/general stress protein Ctc, with protein sequence MKSITIKGSERESVGKKATKALRNAGMVPCVVYGGEKPLHFSAPELSFRDLVYTAAAHTVKVDLGEGQVRAIMQDIQFHPVTDKILHIDFYQLFDDKEVTMNIPVRLQGNSPGVRNGGRLLFRKRKLAIKALPDKLPDFFDIDISKLKIGQNISVASLLNDDFTILHPDSTVVVQVKTARAAVAVDEDEEEGEEGAEGAEGAEGADAPAAEAAQE encoded by the coding sequence ATGAAGTCAATTACAATTAAAGGATCAGAAAGAGAAAGCGTGGGCAAAAAGGCAACAAAGGCCCTACGTAATGCTGGAATGGTTCCTTGCGTAGTATACGGAGGGGAAAAACCACTACATTTTTCAGCACCTGAATTAAGTTTCAGGGATTTAGTGTACACCGCCGCCGCACATACCGTAAAGGTTGACTTGGGTGAAGGGCAAGTAAGAGCAATTATGCAGGATATTCAATTCCATCCTGTTACAGATAAAATCTTACATATTGATTTTTACCAATTATTCGATGATAAAGAGGTAACCATGAACATTCCTGTTCGTCTTCAAGGGAACTCTCCTGGGGTTAGAAACGGTGGTCGTCTTTTATTTAGAAAAAGAAAACTGGCCATTAAAGCCTTACCGGACAAACTTCCCGATTTCTTCGATATTGATATATCGAAATTAAAAATTGGCCAAAATATTTCAGTGGCTAGTTTGTTAAATGACGATTTTACCATCTTACACCCAGATAGTACTGTTGTAGTGCAGGTTAAAACTGCTCGTGCCGCCGTTGCTGTTGATGAAGATGAAGAAGAAGGAGAAGAAGGTGCTGAGGGTGCTGAAGGCGCCGAAGGTGCAGATGCTCCTGCAGCCGAAGCAGCTCAAGAATAA
- a CDS encoding HTTM domain-containing protein yields the protein MLNRLLFQRIDNSPLLIFRIFFGILISLECFGALITGWVKKNLVEPQFTFPFIDFEWLQNLSGPGMYLYFAIMGTLGITIALGYKYRFSIIAFTLLWTAVYLMQKTAYNNHYYLLILIALFMCFFPAHKNYAIDARNSAAPNQNSMYGYVKWIIVLQLLIVYVYASVAKLYGDWLDFGMIKILMRPKADYFLIGEILQQPWVHKIIGSAGILFDLLIIPALLWKPSRKIAFFLSIFFHLFNSIVFQIGIFPYLSLAFSVFFFETETIRKIFFKNKIPFFSKKISQPSYKQAFLVGFGIYFTIQLLLPLRHHAIEDDVLWTEEGHRMSWRMMLRSRNGRGQFKIVNHTTGKQIFVRTNDYLNRGQKRKVFSYPDFAWQFANYMKKEFSKKGERVSVYLVESTISINGRPYVPFIDPKVDLTNTPWNPYRHHEWILPSQLSNRP from the coding sequence ATGTTGAACAGGTTGTTATTTCAGAGAATAGACAACAGTCCGCTACTAATTTTTAGAATCTTTTTTGGTATACTTATCTCATTAGAGTGCTTTGGAGCCCTCATTACAGGCTGGGTCAAAAAAAATCTGGTAGAACCGCAGTTTACTTTTCCGTTTATTGATTTTGAATGGCTTCAAAACCTTTCAGGGCCAGGCATGTATCTCTACTTTGCCATTATGGGAACACTGGGCATTACCATCGCCCTTGGCTATAAATATCGTTTTAGCATCATAGCCTTTACACTACTGTGGACAGCGGTGTATCTTATGCAAAAAACGGCCTACAATAATCATTATTACCTATTGATATTGATTGCATTGTTCATGTGTTTTTTTCCAGCACATAAAAACTATGCCATAGATGCAAGGAACAGTGCGGCACCGAACCAAAATTCCATGTATGGTTATGTCAAATGGATTATCGTATTACAGCTTCTCATCGTTTACGTGTATGCCTCGGTGGCAAAATTATATGGAGATTGGCTAGATTTTGGTATGATTAAGATTCTAATGCGTCCTAAAGCCGATTACTTTTTAATCGGTGAAATTCTGCAACAACCTTGGGTGCATAAAATAATTGGTTCGGCGGGCATCCTGTTCGACCTACTGATTATTCCTGCCTTGCTTTGGAAACCCAGCAGAAAAATTGCTTTTTTTCTATCCATCTTTTTTCACTTGTTCAATTCCATCGTTTTTCAAATTGGTATATTCCCCTATTTGTCCTTAGCTTTTAGTGTTTTCTTCTTCGAGACAGAAACAATTCGAAAAATTTTCTTTAAAAACAAGATTCCATTTTTCTCTAAAAAAATAAGTCAGCCCTCTTACAAACAGGCATTTCTGGTAGGGTTTGGGATTTACTTTACGATACAGTTGCTCTTGCCTTTACGGCATCATGCAATTGAAGACGATGTGCTTTGGACGGAAGAAGGACACCGCATGAGCTGGCGTATGATGCTTCGCAGTAGAAATGGTAGAGGTCAGTTCAAAATTGTTAATCATACCACAGGTAAACAGATATTTGTCCGTACAAACGACTATTTAAACCGTGGTCAAAAACGCAAGGTATTCTCCTATCCTGATTTTGCCTGGCAATTTGCCAATTATATGAAAAAGGAATTTTCAAAGAAGGGCGAAAGAGTTTCTGTATACCTCGTTGAATCTACGATCAGCATCAACGGGAGACCCTATGTTCCTTTTATAGACCCTAAGGTCGATTTAACAAACACTCCATGGAATCCCTATCGGCATCATGAGTGGATATTGCCTTCGCAACTATCCAATAGACCATAA